The stretch of DNA TCCATCACCGGCATATCTCACCTCACGCTCTTCGCTGACGACATAACAAAATCAAAAGAGTTCTACGCTTCCCTGCTTGGCTGGGACCCGATCCCGGCGAGCGGCACACAATCCGGCATTCGCTTCTACGCAAATCACGCGCAGTATGTGGAACTAGTCACTCCTGCCACACCTGGAGGGGCGAATCGCCTGGACAGCGTCGGTTTCTCAACCAGCAATGCCGAGGCGCTGCGCAAATACCTTGGAGCCAACGGCGTCGACGTGCCGAAGGCCGTCACAGTCGAGAAGAACGGCGACCGCAGCTTTCTCGTCCGCGATCCTGAAGGCAACAAAGTCTCGTTCGTGCAGGAAAGCAATCATCCTCCGCGTGCGCCGAAATCGGTCTCCGAGGAGGCGAGCAACCACATCATGCACGCCGGTTATATGGTCCGAGACCGCGCTGCGCTCGACCATTTCTACAAAGATCTTCTCGGATTTCACCTCTACTGGCAGGGCGGAAATCCCGACACGCAAATCAACTGGGTCATGATGCAGGTTCCGAACGGCACCGACTGGATCGAATACATGCTTCTACTGCCCGCGTCTCCTTCGCGCGCGCAGCTCGGCAGCGCCGATCATCTAGCGCCGGGCGTGACCAGCGTCGCCGAACTGCAGGCGCGCCTTGAAAAGCGCGGCTGGAAGCCTGCCGACAACAAGAACCCGCAAGTGCTTGGAGTCGATGGGAAGATGCAACTGGATCTGCACGATCCGGACGGAACCCGCGTTGAATTCATGGAATTCAAGCCGGTCAAGGAAGCCTGCTGCTCGGCTATTACCGGCGTCCATCCCAGTCCGACACCGGGTTGGTAGTCCGGACTGGTAGCCGAGGCTGGTAATTTCAAGGAGTGAGCGCTTCTTCCACGAGGAAGGAAAGCGCCAACCAAAGGTCGAGCATGAAATCCGAGATCATCGCTGTCGGTTCCGAGTTGCTCACTCCCTTCCGGCAGGACACAAACTCCCTGTACCTGACAGAAAAGCTCAACGAGATCGGCGTCGGCGTGGCCTTCAAGACCATCGTCGGCGACCGCAGGCGCGACTTGGTCAGCGCGGTTCGCACCGCGCTCGGCCGCGCCGATATTGTCGCCGTCATGGGCGGCCTCGGACCCACCGAAGACGACCTGAGCCGCGAAGCAGTGGCTGAGGCGCTGGGCGTCGGCATCCGCCGCGACGGCCAGCTTGTCGTCGCCCTGGCCGCGCGCTTTGCGAAACGCCGCATTCCGATGACCGACAACAACCTCAAGCAGGCCGACATTATTGAAGGCGCAACCGTGCTTCCCAACGCCAACGGCACCGCGCCCGGTCTGTGGCTGGACACCAGCTTCAACGGACATCGCAAGCTCGTCATGCTCGTTCCCGGCCCTCCGAAGGAGTGCAAGGCACTCTTCGCCGATCAGTGCATTCCTCGCCTGCGCGAGATTCTTCCCGTGCGCCACATCGCCAAGCGGGTGCTGAAGGCGACGATGATTCCAGAATCGACAGCGGACGCGCTGCTTGCGCCTATCTACTCGACTTACAAGGACGTCGACACTACGATCCTCGCCGGAAACGCCGAGATTCAGCTCCAGCTCTTCTGCGCCAAACCCTCGCTGGAGCTCGCCCAGCACCGCGTAGATGAACTCGCCAGCAAGCTCGAAGAGGCGCTGGAAGAGCACCTGTTTTCCTCAACCGGCGAAACTCTCGAACAGATCGTCGTCTACTATCTCGAACTCAAGCAGGAAACTCTCGCCGTCGCCGAAAGCTGCACGGGCGGCCTTCTTTCACAGCGCATCACCAGCATCAGCGGAAGCTCCCGCTCATTTCTGGGGGGAGCGGTGGTTTACTCGAATGAACTCAAGGCCGATTTCGCAAGTGTCCCACCGCAACTCATCGCAAACCACGGAGCGGTTAGCGCGGAGGTTGCCGAAGCCATGGCGCAAGGCATTCGGCGCCGCGTAGGCGCGAGCATGGGCGTAGGCATCACCGGCATCGCAGGCCCTGGCGGAGGCACGCCAGAAAAACCAGTAGGTCTGGTCTACGTCGCAGTCAGCTACGCCAACAAGACCGAGTCATTGGAATGCAACTTCAGCGGCGATCGCGACCGCATTCGGCTCTGGGCCAGCCAACAGGCGTTGGACATGATCCGCCGGCGGCTGATGTAAGTTATGACCCTTGAACAGTCGTGTTGATCCGCGTAGCCGTTTTGGCTACACTTATCTGAGAGGTGACCGATGCGTCACATTTCACTCCGAGAATTCCGCACGCGCGGTGCAAAGGCACTCCAGGATGTTCCTCCCGGAGAAACCGCGCTGCTCGTCGGTCAAAATGGCCCTGCCTTTTTCCTGGTTCCGGTACTTGGCGACGTCGTTCAAGAGGATCGAGACCTGCGCAGGGCCATGGCGAAGGCAAGTCTTCGAGAAGGCTGGCTAGCCGCCAGCTTGGCTGGTGACATAAGTGACGAGGAAATTGATCAGGAGATCAGCGAGGTCCGCGCCTCCCGACGCCTTCGCGACGCCGGATGAGACTCGTCGTATTGGATGCCAATGTGATTATCTCTGCTGGCATCAAGCCAGATGGAGCACCAGCGACGATCCTCATGGATTGGGTGCTGGAAGGACTCGTGCAGTTGGTCGTCAGCCCGCAAGTCGCAGCAGAGTACCGCGAGGTTGTCCAGCGTCCTAAGTTCCGCCGTTATGGCTTTCCTCCCCGTTGGTTGGAGTCTCTGATCGAGGAAAGCCTGCAACTTGCCGACACTGAGCCATTATTTCCAACTTGCCCGGACCGTGCAGATGCGCCATTTCTTGCGCTGGCCCACTCCTCTGGAGCGTGGCTGGTAACCGGCAACCTGAAACACTTCCCTGAGACGGCTAGAAATGGAGTCACCGTGCTCTCACCAGCCGATTATCTGGCTCATATATCGGGCGAGTTCCAGCCCTAACTTGAAATTCCTAGTTCCGGGCAACGGCCCGGTGCAAGCTAGTTACGATTTGAATTGCCAGAGTATTCTCGTTGCTATAGGGGCCCTCGCTGTAATGTTCAAGTTCGTAGCCGATTTTGATTAGCTGGAGTCTGTCGGGACGGAAGCCCGCCGTGGCCTCGATACTCTGGACTTTCCCCGATGCGTTCGCGCTCGTGTAGCCGACGCGGGTAGCAAGGTACCATCGCGGATTCAGTACCCGCTTTACCTCCGCGTAGCCGGCCTGCTCGCGGAAAGTCGGAATCGCCGTATAGGGCAGTACGAATTTCTGCAGCTCTCCCTGTACATTCCAGTGGCCGCGTGCCCATTGGATGTCCAGACCCAGGGCGTGGGCTGGAAGCGAACTCGGGTTCTCCTCTCCAGGAAAAAAATACTTGGATTTTCGATCCAGATACGGACCGCGAAACGCCGAGACGCCGACCCGCAATCCCTGCCGGATCGTGTATCCGCCGCCACCGGCCCAATTGCCATATTGGTCGCGCGCAAACAGGCTTCGGGGATTCACCGGCGACGAGTTGACGAACTGCGCTCTTCCGTCCCACTTGCCGCGCGTCGCGTCTATTTGGGCACCGGCAAGACCGAGAATGGATACCGGTGCTGAGTAATAGCCATATTCGATCGGCAAATCGATGAGGGCGTTGTCTGCATCGTCATAGCGAAGGGGAAAGGAACCGAAGGCTGTTGAAAGCTGCCCCGCGCGAATCAGGACCGATCCCTTATTCGATATCCGCGAATAGTTGAGAGTGGCCTGAAGAAGGTTGCCTTTCGCTCCATAACCGTTGGCAGAAAAGCTTCCAAAGAAATATTGGCTTGAATAGAGTTGCCACGCTCCGGTAGCAGTCCAGTGGTCGTTTATCTTCCACGTGGGATAGAAGACAGAGCGGAAACCTGCGTCTCCGGACGACCCGGATCTGGGTGTTTCTGTGGATATGCTCGAAACTGCGGCCTGCCCGCTGAGAGTGGCGCGGAGATCGAAGCCGGAATTGGCTTCCTGCGCGGCTATGAACTGAGGACACAGCACCGCGGAGAGCAGACACAAAGCGAGAGCCTTTATCATCCAGCCTCCACTGCTTCAAGTTCCCTCACCCGGCTAGGTTCTTCCGACACAACCGGTTCAGCAATGAGAACTTGGCGCGGCAGATTCACGAACAGCTCTACAATCCTGGGATCGAATTGCGTTCCCGAGTTCTCGCGAAGAATCTGGACGGCTCGCTCGTGGGTCAATCCTCGCCTATATGACCGATCGGTCGTCATTGCGTCATAAGCATCCGATATGTGAATGATGCGTGCGTCGATTGGCGTTTCTTCGCCCGATTGCCCTTTCGGGTATCCTGAGCCATCCCAGTTCTCGTGATGCAGCTCTACGGCCTCGAGGACGGGCGCGAGGCCCTGCACGCCTTCAAGAATCCGGCGGCCAATCACGGGGTGTTCCTTGACCATGGCCCACTCCTCGTCTGTGAGTCGGCCAGGCTTCTGGAGAACGCTGTCGGGGACCCCAATTTTGCCGATGTCGTGGAGGGACGCGCCGACCCGAATCCGTTCCACTTGCTCAGCATCAAGACCCAGCGCAACCGCTGTTGCACATGCGAGCTGGCTGACCCGATTGCTATGACCGGAGGTATACCGATCGCGTGCATCGAGCGCGTGCGCGAGGGAACCGACAAACTCCGCGTACGCTCCTTCCAGGCTTTCCCGTGCTTTCCGAACGGACACGGCGGCCCGGTTGTAGCTTCTGGCGAGCTCCCGGATTTCCACCGTCGACGAAAGATCGCTCTCGAACTCCGGGAGCACGCCGGTCCGCTCCGCGTTGCGGAGATGAGCTACCACGGCTGCGATGGGTTTCACGATGGAACGTGACGAAAAGACACTGCATAGGAAAGCAACCAGCACGGACCCCCCCGCCACGGTGAGGAACAGGCTGTGCAGTCTGGACGCAACGGGAGCTGTCGCCGCATCTACGTTTTCGAGACTTTCCAGTAGATAGCCGCCGCCGAAGGACTGCATCGGAAGGGCAATCCAGTTGACTCCCTTCAATCGGACGTCGCATTCGGATTGGCCCGAACATCGGCCGAGGGCCGCGTCGACCTCGCTGAGTGAGACACCGGGGATGTTGGACTTGATCACCGTCCTGTCATGGATCAGCACGGCGGGAGTCGTGAGTTCCGCGAAGTTGAAATACTCACCCACTGAAAGGGAGCCTAGATTTTCTTCCTCTTGATCAATCGGAACCGATGCAACCCTAAAGGTGCGGCCACCAATGAAAAGGAGCCCTTTTTTACCAGGTTCGAGAGTGGCTAGATCCATCGGGACGAGTTGGCTGTTCCCGCCAGGCTCTTCTGCGGACTGGCGGATGACGCCCGCGAGCGGCACGCCATTGGGCCCGGAAACAATCAGAAAATCGAAGCCCATATGTTCGCCGAGCTCTCGCAGTTGATCCTGCACAGTTCTTTCCGCCGCCTCGCTGCCGGATTCGGACCGGAGCAGTTGCATTCCGGCCTTAAGTGCGGCGTTTTCCCCTGCAACATTGAGAAAGCGGCTGTCTTGAAGATCACCTTTCGTGTGAATGCGGGCAATCGCCAACTGGTTTTCACGCAGAGTTGTGCGCAGGCCCTCGCGCACAGTCGATTGCACGAACTGTTGGATCATCCAGAAGCCGCCAGACAAGAGGACTGCGAAAGGGACAAAGCAGATAAGGAAGACTCGAGTTCGGAAGCGCATAGTCACCTGATTCCCGCGAAGTTCACGGCGAATTCCGTCACAGCTCTTTACTCCGGGTCTTTGTCGATCGGAATAAAAAAATCAGCGACGGAGTCGCGCCCTGTTTCCACCTCAATCGATTTTCGGAAGTAGCCGGCAGTCCTGTGCCACGCAACAATGGTGTATTTGCCAGGCGGCACATCCGGTATTCGATACTGCCCTGCTCGATCCGCCCGCGCATACCACCGGTTTGGAGTCACGATGATGGTGGCTTCCATATTTGGGTGCAGATGACAGTAGACGTCTACAACACCAGGCTTCGGAAAAACCACGTTGCGCGTTTCACCCTTGCTGTAACTTCCAAGATCGAAGGTTTTCGGCTTAGAAAGCGAGAAGATATTGTGAAAGATAGGATCCATGTTGGGGAACGAAACAGTTGAACCTACCGGGACAACAAGGAGATCGGGCGAGAATTGACGGTCGAGTTGCTGGATCGGAAGCGTAGCCGGATGGGAGGAATTCGCTTCTGCGGAACCCGGCCCTTCAAGATAGATCACAACGTGTGACCGTTCATATTCCAGGGGATCTTCCCCGGCGTCTTCACCGAGCTTCACGGCGGTCCCCCGCTGATAAATGGAAACAGTGGCGGTGACACGCCTGTTGGTCAGCCTCTTCTTGACCAGAATCGTACCCGTGATGTTCTGCGCTCCTGCCCCGACAGCGAGGACAACGAATGCGATAAGTACGCGCAGGCTATTCATGAGAGTTAACAGAACACCGCGAGAGTGGCGATTTGCTTTTTCAAGTTCAGTGCCCTTCCGGCGCTCCCCAAATGAAACCGAGGTACCTTGATATAGTTACCAGTGTATGGGCATAGTAGTCGCTAACTATACAACCTTTAGGGGAGATTTTGATTACCTTAGTGCGCATATTAATAGCGCCTCGGAGTGACGAGCGGGCGAATTACAAGTTCTGACTCTGTACGTAACGCAGATAGACCAATCGCGCCGCCTGACTACTTTTGCGCCGCAATCCAGTCATTTACGCGTTGCTCCAGCACATCCAGCGGCAGAGCTCCAGAGTCGAGCACCTCGTCGTGGAAGGCTCGAATATCGAACTTGTCCCCCAGCGCCTTTTTGGCCCGGTCGCGCAGCTCAAGAATCTTCAACTGACCGATTTTGTAGGCCAGCGCCTGCCCCGGCCACGCGATATAGCGATCCGTCTCGGCCTGGATATTCGTATCATCCATGCCGGAGTGGGCTTTGAAGTAATCGATCATCTGCTCGCGCGTCCAGTGCTGCGAATGCACGCCCGTATCGACTACCAGCCGGATGGCGCGCCACATATCGGCTTCCAGCCGGCCAAAGTCCGAGTACGGGTCCTGATAGAAACCAACATCCTTCCCAAGTCGCTCGGAGTAAAGCGCCCAGCCTTCGACGAAGGCCGTGTAACTGCTGTATTTCCGGAACTCCGGCATCCCCTGCAACTCTTCGCCAATCGAGATTTGCAAATGGTGCCCCGGAATACCTTCATGATAGGAAATCGCCTCGACGTCAACCAGCGACCGTTCCGTTGCGTTGTAAGTATTGACGGTAATGCGCCCTGGGCGGCTGCCATCCGGAGAGCCTTGCTGGTAGTAAGCCTGCGGCGCCGATTTCGCCGAGTAGTCAGGAATGGTTGAAACTTCCAAAACTGCCTTCGGGAGATGGCCAAAGAGCGAGGGCAGCTTGGCTTGCATCGCATTCACGTAGCCGCGATACGCGCCGATCAAGGCATCGGCCGAGGCC from Acidicapsa acidisoli encodes:
- a CDS encoding prevent-host-death protein, producing the protein MRHISLREFRTRGAKALQDVPPGETALLVGQNGPAFFLVPVLGDVVQEDRDLRRAMAKASLREGWLAASLAGDISDEEIDQEISEVRASRRLRDAG
- a CDS encoding HD-GYP domain-containing protein produces the protein MIQQFVQSTVREGLRTTLRENQLAIARIHTKGDLQDSRFLNVAGENAALKAGMQLLRSESGSEAAERTVQDQLRELGEHMGFDFLIVSGPNGVPLAGVIRQSAEEPGGNSQLVPMDLATLEPGKKGLLFIGGRTFRVASVPIDQEEENLGSLSVGEYFNFAELTTPAVLIHDRTVIKSNIPGVSLSEVDAALGRCSGQSECDVRLKGVNWIALPMQSFGGGYLLESLENVDAATAPVASRLHSLFLTVAGGSVLVAFLCSVFSSRSIVKPIAAVVAHLRNAERTGVLPEFESDLSSTVEIRELARSYNRAAVSVRKARESLEGAYAEFVGSLAHALDARDRYTSGHSNRVSQLACATAVALGLDAEQVERIRVGASLHDIGKIGVPDSVLQKPGRLTDEEWAMVKEHPVIGRRILEGVQGLAPVLEAVELHHENWDGSGYPKGQSGEETPIDARIIHISDAYDAMTTDRSYRRGLTHERAVQILRENSGTQFDPRIVELFVNLPRQVLIAEPVVSEEPSRVRELEAVEAG
- a CDS encoding putative toxin-antitoxin system toxin component, PIN family, whose translation is MRLVVLDANVIISAGIKPDGAPATILMDWVLEGLVQLVVSPQVAAEYREVVQRPKFRRYGFPPRWLESLIEESLQLADTEPLFPTCPDRADAPFLALAHSSGAWLVTGNLKHFPETARNGVTVLSPADYLAHISGEFQP
- a CDS encoding VOC family protein; the protein is MKLNSLLLASALLALSVSSIAKAQQNAARPSITGISHLTLFADDITKSKEFYASLLGWDPIPASGTQSGIRFYANHAQYVELVTPATPGGANRLDSVGFSTSNAEALRKYLGANGVDVPKAVTVEKNGDRSFLVRDPEGNKVSFVQESNHPPRAPKSVSEEASNHIMHAGYMVRDRAALDHFYKDLLGFHLYWQGGNPDTQINWVMMQVPNGTDWIEYMLLLPASPSRAQLGSADHLAPGVTSVAELQARLEKRGWKPADNKNPQVLGVDGKMQLDLHDPDGTRVEFMEFKPVKEACCSAITGVHPSPTPGW
- a CDS encoding carboxypeptidase regulatory-like domain-containing protein, with amino-acid sequence MNSLRVLIAFVVLAVGAGAQNITGTILVKKRLTNRRVTATVSIYQRGTAVKLGEDAGEDPLEYERSHVVIYLEGPGSAEANSSHPATLPIQQLDRQFSPDLLVVPVGSTVSFPNMDPIFHNIFSLSKPKTFDLGSYSKGETRNVVFPKPGVVDVYCHLHPNMEATIIVTPNRWYARADRAGQYRIPDVPPGKYTIVAWHRTAGYFRKSIEVETGRDSVADFFIPIDKDPE
- a CDS encoding competence/damage-inducible protein A; translation: MKSEIIAVGSELLTPFRQDTNSLYLTEKLNEIGVGVAFKTIVGDRRRDLVSAVRTALGRADIVAVMGGLGPTEDDLSREAVAEALGVGIRRDGQLVVALAARFAKRRIPMTDNNLKQADIIEGATVLPNANGTAPGLWLDTSFNGHRKLVMLVPGPPKECKALFADQCIPRLREILPVRHIAKRVLKATMIPESTADALLAPIYSTYKDVDTTILAGNAEIQLQLFCAKPSLELAQHRVDELASKLEEALEEHLFSSTGETLEQIVVYYLELKQETLAVAESCTGGLLSQRITSISGSSRSFLGGAVVYSNELKADFASVPPQLIANHGAVSAEVAEAMAQGIRRRVGASMGVGITGIAGPGGGTPEKPVGLVYVAVSYANKTESLECNFSGDRDRIRLWASQQALDMIRRRLM